The Streptomyces durmitorensis genome contains the following window.
CCTCCCCCAAAGCTGATTTACCGTCAGTAACTTCCGGTTGATCCGGGGATGGTGCCACGTCGGCGCGCAATGCGACAGAGCGCGCAGGCAACTCCCATCCCCAACCGCCCCATGTGACGAACGGCACGCGGAGATCGTTCCCTCCGCGGCGCGCCGCACGCGGAGTTCACCCGCCGTCGCCTCGCGAGTTCACCCGCGGGCACCCCGCGCGTTCACCCCTGAGGGGCCTGAGGAGCCCGGCGCGCCTGACGCGCCTGACCCGCCTGACGCGGCGCCAATGCCTCCCACCGCACCGTCACTTCGCCCTGCCGCCACCGCGCGGGACGGTCCGCCACCGGCCAGTCGGCGGCCAGGTCCCGCACCGTTCTGATCCACCGCTGCCGGGCGCCGTACGAGGCGTAGGGCGCGGCGGCGGCCCAGGCGCGGTCGAAGTCGCGCAGGAACGCGTGCACGGGCTCGCCCGGCACGTTCCGGTGGATCAGCGCCTTGGGCAGGCGCTCGGCGAGGTCGGAAGGACGGTCGAGCGATCCGAGGCGGGTCGCGAAGGTCACCGTGCGTGGGCCCTCGGGCCCGAGCGCGACCCAGACGTGCCGCCGCCCGATCTCGTCGCACGTCCCCTCGACGAGCAGCCCGCCGGGAGCGAGCCGCCCGCACAGCCGCTCCCACACGGCGGCGACCTGCTCCTCGTCGTACTGCCTGAGCACGTTCGCGGCCCGGATCAGGGCGGGCCTGCCCGGCAGCGGGACCTCGAAGCCGCCGTGCCGGAAGGAGAGCCCTTCCCTCTCGTACGGCTTCGCGGCCGCGACCCGCGCCGGATCGATCTCGACGCCGACCACGCGCGCGTGCGGTGCGGCGGTCCTGAGCCGGACGAGCAGCTCGACGGCGGTCCAGGGGGCGGCTCCGTAGCCGAGGTCGACGGCGACGGGGTCGGTGGAGCGGCGCAGCTCGGCGCCGTGCGCGGCGGCGATCCAGCGGTCCATGCGGCGCAGGCGGTTGGGGTTGGTGGTCCCGCGCGTCACCGTTCCCACGGGGCGGGAAGGGGTGCGGGAGGCCATGGGGGAAAGGGTATGCGCCGCGGACGCGTGGGTACGCGGCGATCTTCGGTTGAGCCGCGTCCAGTAATCATTTGGCAAAGAGGAAATGGAGTTGTGCCTTCCGACGTTCTCGCCTCTGGAGGACCGTGCACGCCCTCCCTTAAGCCATGCCCGCGCGCGCACAAGGAGGACCGCCACGTGAGCCAGTACGTGACCAGGCTCGGTCGCCGCTCACCGGCGGCACCCAGCAGGCTCCGGCTCCCCGGCACACACCGGCGGCCACGCCGGGTGGCCATGCTGAGCGTGCACACGTCCCCGCTGCACCAGCCGGGGACGGGCGACGCCGGCGGCATGAACGTCTACATCGTGGAGCTGGCCAAGCGCCTCGCGGCGATCAACATCGAGGTCGAGATCTTCACGCGCTCGACGACGGGCGCGCTGCCGCCCGCCGTCGAACTGGCCCCGGGCGTCCTCGTACGTCATGTGGACGCGGGACCGTACGAAGGCCTGGCCAAGGAGGAGCTGCCCGCCCAGCTCTGCGCCTTCACGCACGGCGTCATGCAGGCGTGGGCGGGCCACCGCCCCGGCCACTACGACCTGGTCCACTCGCACTACTGGCTCAGCGGCCACGTCGGCTGGCTGGCCGCCGAGCGCTGGGGCGTGCCCCTTGTGCACGCCATGCACACGATGGCCAAGGTCAAGAACGCGGCGCTCGCGGTGGGCGACACCCCGGAGCCCGCGGCGCGCGTGATCGGCGAGACGCAGATCGTCCGCGCGGCCGACCGCCTGATCGCCAACACCTCCGAAGAGGCCGACGAGCTCGTACGTCACTACGAAGCGGAGGCGGGCAAGGTCGCCGTCGTCCACCCCGGCGTGAACCTCGACCGCTTCCGGCCCGCCGACGGCCGCGCGGCCGCCCGGCACCGCCTGGGCCTCCCGCAGGACGCACTCGTCCCGCTCTTCGCGGGCCGCATCCAGCCCCTGAAGGCCCCGGACGTCCTGCTGCGCGCGGTCGCGGTCCTCCTGGACCAGCGCCCCGAGCTCCGCTCGAACATCGTCGTCCCCGTGGTGGGCGGTCCGAGCGGCAGCGGTCTCGCCAAGCCCGAGGGCCTGCAGAAGCTGGCCGCAAGGCTGGGCATAGCGGACGTGGTCCGCTTCCAGCCGCCGGTGGGCCAGGAGCAGCTCGCGGACTGGTTCAGGGCGGCCTCGGTCCTGGTGATGCCCTCGTACAGCGAGTCCTTCGGCCTGGTCGCCATAGAGGCGCAGGCGGCGGGCACTCCCGTCCTCGCGGCGTCCGTGGGCGGCCTGCCGGTCGCCGTACGCGACGGGGAGACGGGCTTCCTGATCGACGGCCACGAACCGGCCCACTACGCGCGCGTGCTGCGTGATTTCGCCGAGAACCCCCACCTCGTGGACCGCATGGGCGAGGCCGCCGCACGGCACGCGGAATCCTTCGGCTGGGACACGGCCGCGTCCGCCACGGCGGACGTGTACACGGCGGCCGTGCATGAGCACAGGCGTCGCGTACGCTCGCATCATGGCTGATGAGGCGCGCGCGGCGGAGATCATCGAGGGGACGCTGACGGAGGCGGACCTTCAGTGGGAGAACCCGGAGCCGGGTTCGTACGTGGTGACGCTGCCCGGCACGCGCAAGCTGTCGACGACGCTCTCCCTGAAGGTCGGCAAGCATGCCCTGACGCTGATGGCGTTCGTGATCCGGCACCCCGACGAGAACGACGCCGCGGTCCACCGCTGGCTCCTGGAGCGGAACCTGCGCCTGTACGGCGTGAGTTACGCGATCGACTCCCTCGGCGACATCTACCTCACCGCCAAGCTCCCGCTCGCGGCGGTCACCCCGGACGAGCTGGACCGGCTGCTGGGCTCGGTCCTGGAGAACGCGGACGGCTCCTTCAATACGCTCCTGGAGCTGGGTTTCGCTTCGGCGATCCGCAAGGAGTACGCGTGGCGGGTGTCGCGCGGAGAGTCCACGCGCAACCTGGACGCGTTCACTCACCTGACCCAGCCGCAGGGCTGACGTAGGACTGACGTAGGACACCTTCCCCGTCACGGGTGCCCGTGGCATGCTCGCGCCCATCGCAGACATGAATGGCGTTCACATCCATGGAAGGTGGCGGATGGCATGGGCATGGAACACCCCACGAGACGTGGCGTACTGGGCGGTGCGATAACGGTGGCGGCGGTCGCCGTGACCGGCGGGGCAGCAAGCGCGGGGACGGGTGAAACCCCCACCCTCTGGCGGGAGTTCAAGGCAACCCCGTACACGCACCCCCAGATCCCCTACATCGCCCGAGCGGGCGCCCGCTCCGGCGCCCGCCGCCTGCCCCGCCCCCAAGTGGTCGCCAACGTAAGGGACTACGGAGCGCGGCCGGACGGCACGACGGACGCCGCCCCCGCGATCAACCGGGCCCTGGCGGAAGCGGGAGCGAGGGGCGGCGGCACGGTCGTCATCCCGCCCGGCAGGTACCGCATCGACGACGTCATCCGCATCGCCCACGACAACGTGGTGCTCCGCGGGGCAGGCAGCACCCGCACCACACTCCATGCCACGAAGAACCTCACGGAACTGATCGGCCCGTACGGCTCCCGCTACGGCGGGGACAAGTCGAGCTGGTCCTGGGCGGGAGGCCTCATCTGGCTCTGCCCGCAGTCCCGTTGGGAGACGCTGACGACGGCGATCAAGGCGAAGGCGTGGCCCTTCGAAGGCTGGACGGGCAACAAGCGGGACGAGTGGCAGACCCTCACCACGACCGCCCCCGCGAGCCGGGGCGACCGCACCCTCAGGGTCACGGACTCCTCCCGCCTCCACCCGGGCGACCTGGTGCTGCTGCGCCTGGCGGACGACGCGGACCACACGCTCCTGGAGCACATGGCGGGCGGGGGCGAGGGTGCGCAGGCGTACGTGTGGGACGACAAGACCAAGCTCACGTCGTACGTCCCGTACGAGTGGCCGGTGCGCATCACGTCACTGAAGAAGAACACGGTCACGCTGGAGCGCCCGCTCCCTCTCGACGTACGCGAGGAGTGGGACCCGCGCCTGACGACGCACGCAAAGGCACTGACGGGAGCGGGAGTCGAGGCGCTGACCCTGGAGGCGGTTCAGACCCCTCAGTCCCCCCATCTCCTGGACAAGGGCTACAACGGGGTCACGTTCCAGTGCGCGTACGACTGCTGGGCGGACGACATCGTGGTCCGGCACGTGGACAACGGCTTCGGCCTGGTGGCGGCCTCGGCCTGCACCCTGCGGGGCACGCGCGTGACGGGCCGGGGCGCGCACCACCCGTACTTCTGCCGGGAGGGCTCGCACGACAACCTCGTCGAGGACTTCAGGATCGACGAGCGCACGGTCCCGGCGCCTTCGGGCACCCAGCTCCACGGCATCAACGTGGAGGGCCTGTCCTCCTACAACGTCTGGACCCGGGGCGTCATGGAGATGGGCACGTTCGACAGCCACAGGGGCATGCCCTTCGCGAATGTGCGCACGGACATCACGGTCGACAACAACGGCCGCCACGGCGGCGACGCGTCCGCGGGCCCGCTGTTCGGAGCCCGCTTCACGCACTGGAACATCCGCGTCACCAACGAGCGGGCGGGCCTGATGAAGATCGACGGCCTGGCGCCGTACAGCGCCACGGTCGGCATCAACGAGGTCAGGGAGTTCGACCAGACCGACGTACCGGACTTCTCCGGAGACCTGCACTCCCGCATCGAGCTCTACGGGACGACGGGTGTGGTGCGGCCGCGGAACCTGTACGAGGCGCAGAGGGAGCTGAAGCAGGAGCTGTAGCGGGAGCTGCAGCCAGAGCCTGGCAAGTCCGCCGATTGAGCCCCAGACGGGTGCTTTGCCGCCAAACCCGTCCAACTAGGTGCCCGCATCAGGCAGTTCCGGCTACACAGGAGAGCTGGGACGTTCTTGCCTGATGGGGGGACCCGGTGAGGGGGCTTGCCA
Protein-coding sequences here:
- a CDS encoding class I SAM-dependent methyltransferase, producing the protein MASRTPSRPVGTVTRGTTNPNRLRRMDRWIAAAHGAELRRSTDPVAVDLGYGAAPWTAVELLVRLRTAAPHARVVGVEIDPARVAAAKPYEREGLSFRHGGFEVPLPGRPALIRAANVLRQYDEEQVAAVWERLCGRLAPGGLLVEGTCDEIGRRHVWVALGPEGPRTVTFATRLGSLDRPSDLAERLPKALIHRNVPGEPVHAFLRDFDRAWAAAAPYASYGARQRWIRTVRDLAADWPVADRPARWRQGEVTVRWEALAPRQAGQARQARRAPQAPQG
- the mshA gene encoding D-inositol-3-phosphate glycosyltransferase encodes the protein MSQYVTRLGRRSPAAPSRLRLPGTHRRPRRVAMLSVHTSPLHQPGTGDAGGMNVYIVELAKRLAAINIEVEIFTRSTTGALPPAVELAPGVLVRHVDAGPYEGLAKEELPAQLCAFTHGVMQAWAGHRPGHYDLVHSHYWLSGHVGWLAAERWGVPLVHAMHTMAKVKNAALAVGDTPEPAARVIGETQIVRAADRLIANTSEEADELVRHYEAEAGKVAVVHPGVNLDRFRPADGRAAARHRLGLPQDALVPLFAGRIQPLKAPDVLLRAVAVLLDQRPELRSNIVVPVVGGPSGSGLAKPEGLQKLAARLGIADVVRFQPPVGQEQLADWFRAASVLVMPSYSESFGLVAIEAQAAGTPVLAASVGGLPVAVRDGETGFLIDGHEPAHYARVLRDFAENPHLVDRMGEAAARHAESFGWDTAASATADVYTAAVHEHRRRVRSHHG
- a CDS encoding YbjN domain-containing protein — protein: MADEARAAEIIEGTLTEADLQWENPEPGSYVVTLPGTRKLSTTLSLKVGKHALTLMAFVIRHPDENDAAVHRWLLERNLRLYGVSYAIDSLGDIYLTAKLPLAAVTPDELDRLLGSVLENADGSFNTLLELGFASAIRKEYAWRVSRGESTRNLDAFTHLTQPQG
- a CDS encoding glycoside hydrolase family 55 protein, with translation MGMEHPTRRGVLGGAITVAAVAVTGGAASAGTGETPTLWREFKATPYTHPQIPYIARAGARSGARRLPRPQVVANVRDYGARPDGTTDAAPAINRALAEAGARGGGTVVIPPGRYRIDDVIRIAHDNVVLRGAGSTRTTLHATKNLTELIGPYGSRYGGDKSSWSWAGGLIWLCPQSRWETLTTAIKAKAWPFEGWTGNKRDEWQTLTTTAPASRGDRTLRVTDSSRLHPGDLVLLRLADDADHTLLEHMAGGGEGAQAYVWDDKTKLTSYVPYEWPVRITSLKKNTVTLERPLPLDVREEWDPRLTTHAKALTGAGVEALTLEAVQTPQSPHLLDKGYNGVTFQCAYDCWADDIVVRHVDNGFGLVAASACTLRGTRVTGRGAHHPYFCREGSHDNLVEDFRIDERTVPAPSGTQLHGINVEGLSSYNVWTRGVMEMGTFDSHRGMPFANVRTDITVDNNGRHGGDASAGPLFGARFTHWNIRVTNERAGLMKIDGLAPYSATVGINEVREFDQTDVPDFSGDLHSRIELYGTTGVVRPRNLYEAQRELKQEL